A section of the Castanea sativa cultivar Marrone di Chiusa Pesio chromosome 12, ASM4071231v1 genome encodes:
- the LOC142619122 gene encoding pentatricopeptide repeat-containing protein At4g25270, chloroplastic produces MNMKPMQMSSNQFPPIFHSSLLISLPKMATTSLQVQQLTVLYCSSNSKKIKKQKQLTQQQQQQKQIHQNNNKISFRKPTPTPLLINQKPYTQTKTQALDSVVNDLEASVERGIKIDIEIFSSLLETCYHLQAIDHGIRIHRLIPVNLLRKNVGLSSKLLRLYALCGHIDKAHDVFDEMSKRDISAFAWNSLISGYTELGQCEDAMALYFQMEEEGVEPDAFTFPRVLKACGGIGLVRIGEEVHRHVVRWGFANDGFVLNALVDMYAKCGDIVKARKVFDKITSRDLVSWNAMLTGYVRHGLLVEALDIFGQMLQEGYEPDSVAISTMLTNLSSLKPALQLHAWVLRRGFEWNLSIANSLIVVYSKHGKLDRACWLFKHMPERDVVSWNSVITAHSRDPEILRYFEQMEDSGTVPDSITFVSILSACAHLGLVKDGERLYSMMRGKYRISPIMEHYACMVNLYGRAGLINEAYATIVETMEFEAGPTVWGALLYACLLHGNVDIGEIAAEKLFELEPDNEHNFELLMNIYRDVGKLEDVERVRMMMVERGLDS; encoded by the coding sequence ATGAACATGAAGCCCATGCAAATGAGTTCAAATCAGTTCCCTccaatttttcattcttctttattAATCTCTTTACCCAAAATGGCAACAACCTCTCTACAAGTGCAACAACTCACTGTCCTTTACTGCTCTTCCAATAGcaagaaaatcaagaaacaaaaacaactaacccagcaacaacagcaacaaaaacaaattcaccaaaacaacaacaaaatctcCTTTCGAAAACCAACTCCAACCCCACTCCTCATTAACCAAAAACCTTACACCCAAACAAAAACCCAAGCCCTTGACTCTGTTGTTAATGACCTTGAAGCCTCTGTTGAGAGAGGTATAAAAATTGACattgaaatattttcttctctcttagaAACATGCTACCATTTGCAAGCTATTGATCATGGTATCCGAATTCACCGCCTTATTCCTGTAAACCTTTTACGTAAAAACGTAGGCTTGTCATCGAAGTTACTTCGTCTATATGCATTGTGTGGGCATATCGATAAGGCTCACGATGTGTTTGACGAAATGTCTAAACGAGACATATCGGCTTTTGCGTGGAATTCACTTATCTCTGGGTACACTGAATTGGGTCAATGTGAAGATGCCATGGCGCTTTACTTTCAAATGGAGGAAGAGGGTGTTGAACCGGATGCATTCACGTTCCCTCGTGTGCTGAAAGCTTGTGGGGGAATTGGGTTGGTTAGAATTGGTGAGGAGGTGCATCGACATGTGGTTCGTTGGGGGTTTGCAAATGATGGGTTTGTGCTCAATGCTCTTGTTGATATGTATGCTAAGTGTGGTGACATTGTGAAGGCTCGGAAGGTCTTTGACAAGATCACTTCCCGGGATTTAGTTTCGTGGAATGCTATGCTTACGGGTTATGTTCGTCATGGGCTTTTGGTGGAGGCATTGGACATCTTTGGCCAAATGCTTCAAGAAGGATATGAACCAGACTCAGTTGCTATATCCACAATGCTTACCAATTTGTCATCATTGAAGCCTGCACTTCAACTTCATGCTTGGGTTCTTCGTCGAGGATTTGAGTGGAATTTGTCTATTGCTAATTCCTTGATTGTTGTTTACTCCAAGCATGGCAAGTTGGATCGGGCATGTTGGTTGTTTAAGCACATGCCTGAGAGGGATGTTGTGTCATGGAACTCTGTAATTACTGCTCACTCGAGAGACCCAGAAATCCTAAGGTACTTTGAACAGATGGAGGATTCTGGTACAGTGCCAGATAGTATCACATTTGTTTCAATACTATCAGCTTGTGCCCATTTGGGCTTGGTGAAGGATGGGGAGAGATTGTATTCTATGATGAGAGGAAAATATAGAATAAGCCCAATCATGGAACATTATGCTTGTATGGTTAATCTTTATGGGAGGGCAGGACTGATCAATGAGGCATATGCTACCATAGTGGAGACAATGGAGTTTGAGGCTGGTCCAACAGTGTGGGGGGCATTGCTATATGCTTGCTTACTTCATGGAAATGTAGATATTGGGGAGATTGCTGCTGAAAAACTTTTTGAGTTGGAACCGGATAATGAACATAATTTTGAGCTTTTGATGAATATTTATCGCGATGTAGGTAAACTGGAGGATGTAGAAAGAGTGAGAATGATGATGGTGGAAAGAGGATTGGATTCTTAG
- the LOC142618938 gene encoding 21 kDa protein-like — MAKASHLLLLFSISLYLATTAKSASSARGYDTSFIKSSCSSTTYPAVCVKTLSAYASAIQQSPRQLAQTALSVTLSKCKSTKTFVSKMTKMKGLKSREYAAVKDCLEEMGDSVDRLSKSIQELKHIGQAKGQDFLWHMSNVETWASAALTDENTCLDGFSGKALDGKVKASIKAQVVNVAQVTSNALALVNSYASKH, encoded by the coding sequence ATGGCTAAAGCTTCCCATCTTTTGCTGCTATTCTCTATCTCGTTATACCTTGCTACCACAGCCAAGTCTGCATCCTCTGCCCGTGGTTATGATACTAGTTTCATCAAGTCCTCATGTAGTTCTACTACCTATCCAGCAGTGTGTGTCAAAACTCTCTCAGCCTATGCCTCAGCAATTCAACAAAGCCCACGCCAATTGGCTCAAACTGCCTTGTCCGTGACCTTATCCAAGTGTAAATCTACAAAGACATTTGTgtcaaaaatgacaaaaatgaagGGCTTGAAGTCTAGGGAATATGCAGCTGTTAAAGATTGCTTGGAAGAGATGGGTGATAGTGTGGACCGTCTTAGCAAGTCCATCCAAGAGCTCAAGCACATTGGTCAAGCCAAGGGTCAGGACTTTTTGTGGCACATGAGCAATGTTGAGACTTGGGCTAGTGCAGCACTAACCGATGAGAACACTTGCCTTGATGGGTTTTCTGGCAAGGCCTTGGATGGTAAAGTCAAGGCTTCAATCAAGGCACAAGTTGTAAATGTTGCACAAGTCACTAGTAATGCACTAGCACTAGTTAATAGCTATGCCTCAAAGCACTAA